Proteins found in one Salinimonas lutimaris genomic segment:
- the gap gene encoding type I glyceraldehyde-3-phosphate dehydrogenase, whose translation MTVRIGINGFGRIGRLVMRAAELRDDVEVVAINDLLDTDYIAYLLKYDSTHGIFDGEVSVDNDKLIVNGKAIRITSEKDPAALAWGDVDVDVVVESTGLFLTKEKAQAHLEAGAKKVVMSAPSKDDTPMFVMGVNHDSYAGEAIVSNASCTTNCLAPVAKVLNDKFGIVDGLMTTVHATTATQKTVDGPSMKDWRGGRGASQNIIPSSTGAAKAVGKVIPELNGKLTGMAFRVPTPNVSVVDLTVNLAKPTSYEAICEAMKEASEGELKGILGYTEDAVVSNDFLGDARTSVFDADAGIALTDTFVKVVSWYDNEWGYSNKVVDLVTHISK comes from the coding sequence ATGACAGTACGCATCGGTATCAACGGTTTCGGCCGTATCGGCCGTCTGGTAATGCGCGCAGCAGAGCTTCGCGATGATGTTGAAGTTGTTGCAATTAACGACCTGCTGGATACAGATTACATCGCATACTTGCTTAAGTATGACTCCACGCACGGCATCTTTGATGGTGAAGTTAGCGTTGACAACGACAAACTGATTGTTAACGGCAAAGCGATTCGCATTACATCAGAAAAAGATCCGGCCGCACTGGCATGGGGCGACGTTGATGTAGATGTTGTTGTTGAATCTACTGGTCTGTTCCTGACCAAAGAAAAAGCCCAGGCTCACCTGGAAGCCGGCGCCAAAAAAGTGGTTATGTCTGCGCCGTCCAAGGACGACACGCCAATGTTTGTTATGGGTGTAAACCACGACAGCTATGCCGGTGAAGCAATTGTTTCTAACGCATCATGCACGACTAACTGTCTGGCACCGGTTGCCAAAGTACTGAACGACAAGTTTGGTATTGTGGATGGTCTGATGACGACAGTTCACGCCACCACTGCTACACAGAAAACTGTTGATGGCCCGTCGATGAAAGACTGGCGCGGTGGCCGCGGTGCGAGCCAGAACATCATTCCTTCTTCTACCGGCGCGGCAAAAGCCGTAGGCAAAGTTATCCCTGAGCTGAACGGCAAACTGACCGGTATGGCGTTTCGCGTACCAACACCTAATGTGTCGGTTGTTGACCTGACCGTTAATCTGGCTAAGCCGACCAGCTATGAAGCGATTTGCGAAGCGATGAAAGAAGCTTCTGAAGGTGAGCTGAAAGGCATTCTTGGCTACACCGAAGATGCAGTAGTATCAAACGACTTTTTGGGTGACGCACGCACCTCAGTATTTGATGCAGACGCCGGTATTGCCCTGACTGACACCTTTGTCAAAGTGGTATCTTGGTACGACAATGAATGGGGCTACTCAAACAAGGTTGTTGACCTGGTAACCCACATCAGCAAATAG
- the malQ gene encoding 4-alpha-glucanotransferase: MTNNVLQTLVEMRGIESNYVDAWGKPATIAQSSKAKLLNALGYDTSNDEAVVAQLDTEASQYWQNPLNPVLVTRVSETLQFPLRLPIDLVNDTYTLVLTTESGQQFTQTITPVDTQLINVAELDGVEFQEYVAAFDQTVEPGYHRIALFVEGDEEELAAMRLIMAPDSCFMPEPIKQGKKIWGLSVQLYCVRSETNWGIGDFSDLSRLVKEASANGADFIGLNPIHSLYPANPDACSPYGPSSRRWLNFLYLDVTAIEGYQDADIQALVNDTAFTERLAHARNTEYVDYGAVSALKLEILSALFKKYQKQHLQKSSAQKKAFDAFIEEGGESLNMLAVYDVMQEQLKQEGKPSWGWPVFPQKFSEFHKPDVAKFAKKHAARVTFYQFLQWQAAQQLEAANQVAVDAGMTIGIYRDLAVGVSEGSAEIWGNKDLYCVDASVGAPPDILGPLGQNWGLPPMDPKRLYEQGYQPIIDLFSSNMASAGALRIDHVMALLRLWWVPKGDHARDGGYVYYPVDDLLGILALESHRNQNLVIGEDLGTVPDEIRGKLADNGIYSYRVFFFEQAEDGGFFSPSHYPVQSMSTLTTHDMPTLIGYWHCLDLELGRDLGLYPTEEILSTLYASRHDNKQSILDTLHGHGSVDDSVGRDVEYTGMTEALNFGLQTHMATGSSALLSLQLEDWLQMDKPVNIPGTFDEYPNWKRKLNRNLEDIFTDDKLTGLAGRLTQARRDASTDK, translated from the coding sequence ATGACAAATAATGTGTTGCAAACCCTGGTAGAGATGCGTGGCATCGAGTCCAACTACGTCGATGCCTGGGGCAAACCTGCCACAATTGCCCAGAGCAGCAAAGCAAAGCTTCTTAATGCGCTGGGATACGACACCAGTAATGATGAGGCTGTTGTTGCTCAGCTTGATACTGAGGCCTCTCAGTACTGGCAGAATCCGTTGAACCCGGTGCTGGTTACCCGGGTGTCTGAAACCTTACAGTTTCCGTTACGGTTACCAATTGATTTGGTGAACGATACCTACACTCTGGTTCTGACTACCGAAAGCGGTCAACAGTTCACTCAAACTATTACTCCGGTAGACACTCAACTGATCAATGTGGCTGAGCTGGACGGCGTAGAGTTTCAGGAGTATGTCGCCGCTTTTGATCAAACCGTTGAGCCTGGCTATCACCGTATCGCGTTATTTGTTGAAGGTGATGAAGAAGAGCTGGCTGCGATGCGCCTGATTATGGCACCCGATTCCTGTTTTATGCCTGAGCCGATTAAGCAGGGTAAAAAGATCTGGGGCCTGAGTGTACAGCTGTATTGTGTCAGAAGTGAAACAAACTGGGGCATTGGTGATTTTTCCGATTTAAGCCGCCTGGTGAAAGAAGCGTCTGCCAACGGGGCTGACTTTATTGGCCTTAATCCGATTCATTCACTGTATCCGGCCAACCCGGATGCGTGCTCGCCCTATGGCCCCTCATCACGTCGCTGGCTGAACTTCCTGTATCTGGATGTCACGGCCATTGAAGGTTATCAGGATGCTGATATTCAGGCACTGGTAAACGATACGGCGTTTACCGAGCGACTGGCCCATGCCCGCAATACAGAGTACGTAGACTATGGTGCTGTTTCTGCCCTGAAACTGGAGATTCTAAGCGCCTTATTCAAAAAGTATCAAAAACAGCATCTGCAAAAATCCTCGGCGCAGAAAAAAGCTTTTGATGCGTTTATTGAAGAGGGCGGGGAAAGCCTGAACATGCTGGCTGTATACGATGTCATGCAGGAACAGCTGAAACAGGAAGGTAAACCAAGCTGGGGCTGGCCGGTATTCCCGCAAAAATTCAGTGAGTTTCATAAACCGGATGTGGCCAAGTTTGCCAAAAAACATGCCGCCCGGGTGACCTTCTATCAGTTTTTGCAATGGCAGGCCGCGCAACAGCTGGAGGCTGCTAATCAGGTTGCGGTGGATGCCGGCATGACCATTGGTATCTACCGCGATCTGGCCGTAGGTGTCAGCGAGGGCAGCGCTGAAATCTGGGGCAACAAAGATTTGTACTGTGTAGATGCCAGCGTGGGTGCACCGCCGGATATTCTGGGCCCGCTGGGACAGAACTGGGGATTACCACCTATGGATCCCAAACGTCTGTACGAGCAGGGCTACCAGCCTATCATTGATTTATTCTCATCCAACATGGCCTCTGCCGGTGCGCTGCGTATTGACCATGTCATGGCGCTATTACGTTTGTGGTGGGTACCCAAAGGTGATCATGCCCGCGATGGCGGCTATGTATATTATCCGGTGGATGATTTACTGGGGATTCTGGCGCTGGAAAGTCATCGTAATCAGAACCTGGTCATTGGCGAAGACCTGGGCACAGTGCCAGATGAGATCCGTGGCAAACTGGCTGACAATGGTATCTACTCCTATCGGGTATTTTTCTTTGAGCAGGCCGAAGACGGCGGATTCTTCTCACCGTCTCATTATCCGGTTCAGTCGATGTCGACCCTGACCACCCACGACATGCCGACCCTGATTGGCTACTGGCATTGTCTGGATCTGGAACTGGGCAGAGACCTGGGGCTGTATCCGACAGAAGAAATCTTAAGTACGCTGTACGCCAGCCGTCATGACAATAAACAATCGATTCTTGATACTCTGCACGGTCATGGGTCTGTGGATGACAGCGTTGGGCGGGATGTGGAATATACCGGTATGACCGAGGCGCTGAACTTTGGTTTACAAACTCATATGGCCACCGGCTCCAGTGCTCTGCTTAGTTTGCAGCTGGAAGACTGGCTACAAATGGATAAACCTGTCAATATTCCCGGTACGTTCGATGAATACCCGAACTGGAAGCGTAAATTAAACCGGAATCTGGAAGACATCTTTACCGATGACAAGCTGACCGGTCTGGCCGGGCGTTTAACGCAGGCCCGTCGGGATGCCTCTACCGATAAATAA